The sequence GAGAGGCACCGCCCGCGCAACAGGGGGTCTTCCTGGTGTCTTCGTCCGGCTTCAATCTGTCCCGCTCGCGGTGGCTGCTCGTCGCGGTGCTGGCGCTGTCCATGGCCTGTGAGCGCAGCCAGCCTCCCGCGCCGCCGCCTCCTCCTCCCGTGGTCGCGAAGGCCAGCACCCCGGCTCCGGAGCCCGAGGATCCCATCTTCCCAGAGGCCCCGCCGCCTCCTCCGCCCGCTCCGCCCGCCCCGCCGCCCGAGCCCCCGAAGGCCACGGGCGATCTGGCCGCCATCCGTGGCGGTGGAACGCTCCGCGTGCTCGTGGAGGGCACGGACGAGGACTTCCTGCCGCGCCAGGGCATGCCCAAGGCGCAGGACCGGGCCCTGCTGGAGCGCTTCGCCGAGAAGCAGGGGCTCGCCGTGGAGTTCATCCAGGCGCCGGCCTTCGACCAGCTCATCCCCATGCTGCGCGAGGGCCGGGGGGATCTCATCGCCGCCGACCTGACGGTGACGCCCGCCCGCGCCAAGGAGATCGCCTTCACCCGCCCGCTCCGGGTGGTGAGCGAGTTCGTCGTCGGCAAGCGCGGCGCGGCGGAGCTGCCTCGGAAGCCGGAGCAGCTCGCGGGCCGCACCGTCCATGTGCGCGAGAGCAACTCCTTCGTCGACTCGCTCCGGGAGCTGGCCCAGGGCAAGGCTTCCGGGCTCGTCATCGCGCCGGTGCCCGAGTCCACCGAGACCGAGGAGATCGTCTATCAGGTGTCTCGTGGCGAGCTTCCTCTCACGGTGGCCGACAGCCACCTGCTCACCGCCATCGAGGCCTACAACCCGGACGTGGAGCGGCTCTTCCCCATCGCCGAGGGCCGGCAGATCGCCTGGGCCGTCCGCCAGGAGAACCCCGGGCTGAAGCTCGCCCTGGACTCCTTCATCACCGAGCACGTCCTCACCGAGTACGCCTCCGAGCGCTTCACGGGCGATCTCGCGGCCATCCGCAAGCGCGGCGTGCTGCGCGTCCTCACCCGGAACAACCCCATCACCTACTTCCTGCACCGGGGCGAGCAGTACGGCTTCGACTTCGAGCTGGCCCGGGCCGCCGCCGAGGAGATGGGCGTGCGGCTGGAGATCGTCGTGCCCCCCTCGCGCGATCTGCTCATCCCCTGGCTCAACGAGGGCAGGGGAGACGTCATCGCCGCCTCGCTCACCGTCACGCCCGAGCGCTCGGCGGAGGTGGCCTTCTCGCGCCCCTACCTCTTCGTGGAGGAGGTGCTCGTGCAGCGCGCCAGCGGACCCAAGCTGGCTTCGCTCGCCGAGCTGAAGGGCCAGAAGATCCACGTCCGCGCCTCCTCCAGCTACCACTCCACGCTGCTCGCGCTCCAGAAGACCCATGGGCCCTTCGAGATCGTCCAGGAGCCGGAGGACCTCGAGACGGAGGCGCTGCTCGACCGGGTGGCCGAGGGCGAGATCCCCTTCACCGTCGCCGACAGCCACCTGCTCACCGCCGAGCAGTCCTACCGGGACGGGCTCGAGGCCGCGTTCCCGCTCCCCGTGGAGGGCGCTCCCGCGAGCAAGGAGGGCTCCCGGGGCATCGCCTTCGCCGTGCGCAAGGACGCGACGAAGCTGCGCGGCTTCCTGGATGGCTTCGTGAAGAAGATGTACCGCGGCACCCTCTACAACATGTGGCGCAAGCGCTACTTCGAGAACTCGCGCCGCGTCACCGAGGCCAAGGTGGAGCGCGTGGAGGTGTCCGGCACCCTGTCGCCGTATGACTCGATCTTCCAGTCGTACTCGTCCCGCTACGGCATGGACTGGCGGCTGATGGCCGCGCAGGCGTACCAGGAGAGCCGCTTCAACCCCAAGCTCAAGAGCTGGGTCGGCGCCATCGGCCTGTTCCAGGTGATGCCCGCCACCGGCCGCCAGCTCGGGTTCCGCAAGCTGGAGGACCCCGATGAGGGGACGCACGCGGGCGTCATGTACATGCAGCAGCTCGTGAACCGCTTCGAGCCCGGCATCCCCTTCAAGCACCGGCTGCGCTTCGCGCTGGCCTCCTACAACGCCGGCTACGGCCATGTGCAGGACGCGCGGCGCATCGCCAGGGAGAAGGGGTGGAACCCGGACAAGTGGTTCGGGCACGTGGAGAAGGCCATGCTCCTGCTCGAGCGGCCCCAGTACTACCGCCGCGCCCGCTACGGCTACTGCCGTGGCTCCGAGCCGGTGAAGTACGTCTCGGAGATCCAGAACCGCTACGTCAGCTACGTCGATCTGATCCCTCACTGAATGACCGAGCCCCTCACCTCGAAAGGCCCCACCGCGCGGGACCAGGAGCGCCACGCGGCGGAGGCCCCACCGCCTCAGCGGACGCTGCTCCAGCCCGGAGCGGAGGTGCTGGCGATGCTCGTGCGTCGGGGTTTCCAGCCCTCCCTGGCCACCCTGGATCTCCCTTTCCCTCCCGACGTGGACGGCGCCCTCGCCGAGCGCCTGGCGGAGCGGCTCAGCCACTACGCCTTCCGGCTCTTCCTTCGCGGCGCCATCCTCCGGCGTGGGAGCTTCCTCCCCGAGGAGGCCTCGAAGTACGTGGAGGCCGCTCGAGCCACCGAGATGGTCGAGGAGCTGGTGGAGCTGGGGCTCGCCGTGCGTGAGGAAGGCGGGCGCTACCGGCTGCTGCACCCGGTCCGCACCTTCGGAGGCACGCTGGAGTGGTACGTGGCTCGCGAGCTGCGGGGACGCCTGGGCTTCGACGTGGCGGTGGGCGTGAAGTTCCACGCTCCCGAGGTGGGCGGAGACCTCGACGTGGTGGCCGCCGCCGAGGGCCGGCTCCTCTATCTGGAGATGAAGTCCTCGCCCCCCAAGCACCTGGCGCCGGACGAGGTGGCCGCGTTCTTCCGACGCGTCCGGGCGCTGCGGCCCCACCTGGCGATCTTCGTCATGGACACGGCCCTGCGCCTCTCCGACAAGGTCCTGCCCCTGCTCCAGGCCGAGCTGAGCGCTCCCGCTCCAGAGCCCCGCCGCGTGCTGCGCGAGGTGTGGGCCCTGACTCCGTACCTTTATGTAGTGAACGCGAAGCAGGACCTGATGACCAACGTAGGCATCGCCATCGCCGAAGGATGGCGTGCGCTCTCTCCTCCTCCTCCCTAGGTTTCCGCCCTGGAGTAGGGTGCGCCGTCCGGTCAGTCGGGGCCGGCACAGGGGGAGTCAGCCATGGAATTCCACAGGGGTCGTCTGTTCGATCACGTTCACTTGAAGGTCCGCGATATCGAGGCGAGCAAGCGCTTCTACCGGGCCGTCTTCGAAGCGCTGGGCATTCCCTTCGGTGGAGAGCGCCCGGGCGCGTTCTGGGCCGATGAGTTCTACGTCAGCGCGGAGGAGCCGGTGACCCAGAAGATGCACCTGGCCTTCCAGGCCAAGGACCGGGAGACGGTGCACCGCTTCCACGCCGCCGCGCTCGCGGGAGGAGGGCGCGACAACGGCGGACCGGGCGAGCGCCACTACCACCCGGGCTACTACGCCGCCTTCGCGCTCGACCCGGATGGCAACAACATCGAGGCCGTCTTCCACGGGCCCTCGCGGCGCTCGGCGGAGTCCATCGTCGTGACTCCCGGGGGCTGAGCCCCGCGCACGAAGTCCCTCGGGCTCCGCTCAGGCGCGGGGCCCGGGGTTGGGCGGCGCCTGGGCGATCAGCGTGCGGATGTGCTCGGGATCGAAGGGCTTGTCGATGCGCGGGAAGGGCACCGTCTGAAGGAAGGTGCGCGCGCGCTCCGTGAAGCTGCCGCCCGTCATGAAGACGAACCGGTCCAGGCAGTCCTTCTGGCGGGACGCCAACGCCTCGTACACGTCCATGCCCGTGAGGTCCGCCATCATCAGATCGCAGAAGATGCGATCGAAGGCGTCGTCCTTCTCCAGCAGCGCCAGCGCCTCCCGCCCGCTCTGCACCACCACCACCTCGTGCGAGCGGCCGATGATGCGCTTGAACACCGCGGCGATGCCCGGCTCGTCGTCGATGACCAGCACCCGCTTGGGACGGGACGCTCGCGCCGCCGACATGGGCGTCAGCAGCGGCGCCGGCTGCGTGCTCGTCGGCAGCACCACCCGGAACGTGCTCCCCACGCCCGGCCGGCTCGTGGCGCTCATCTCCCCCTTCATGCTCTGCACCAGCCCCAGGCAGATGGACAGCCCCAGCCCCATGCCGTCGCCCACGTTCCGCGTGGTGAAGAAGGGCTGGAAGGCGCGCTCCAGCACCTCCGGCGTCATGCCGCGGCCCGTGTCGCTCACCTCCACCACCACCCGCCCGTTCTCCATCCGCGTGGTGATGGTGATGCGGTGGCGCGCCACGTCCCCCTCGGGGATGGCCTGCGCGGCGTTCATCAGCAGGTTGAGGAACACCTGCCCCAGCTTGGCCTCGTTGCCCAGCACCGTCGGCACCGGGTTGTAGCGCCGGTCCACCTGCGCCCGGTGGCGGATGTGCGGCATGGCCATGGAGATGCTGAACTCCAGCGCCTCGCGCACGTCCACAGGCCCCAGCAGCGACTCGTCCGCCCGCGCGAAGCGCTTCAGGTCCGTGAGGATGGCCCGGATGCGCTCGGCCCCCGCGCGCGCGTCCTTCAGCGCCTCGAGCGGCTCCTGGAGCACCTCCGTGTCCGGCAGTGGCTCCGACAGCCCTCCCAGGTACTCCATGGCGAAGTGCAGGTTGCCGATCACGAAGGACAGCGGGTTGTTGATCTCGTGCCCCACGCCCGCCGCGAACTGCCCGGCCACCGCCAGCTTCTCCGACTGCACGAGCTTCTCCTGCGCCGCGAGCAGCTCCTTCGCGCGGTGCTGCGCCAGCGCCTCCGCCTCCAGGCGCAGCGAGTATTCCCGGGCCAGCAGCGCGTCGCGCTCGGCCTCCAGCTTCTTCTGCTCGCCGATCTCCCGGAAGAAGGCGGACATGCCCTGCCCCGAGGGATAGGCGTGCACCTCGAACCAGCGGTTCGGCGGCAGCTGGACCTCGAAGTGCGCGGGGACCCGCTCCGCCATGATGCGGCGGAAGGCCTGATCCCGCGGCGGCGCCGTCAGCAGCGGGAGCATCTGCCACAGGCTGCGACCCAGCATCTGCTCGCGCGACGTGCCGGAGATCTCCTCGGTGCGCTCGTTGACGTAGGTGAAGTTCCAGTTCGCGTCCACCGAGAAGAAGGCACCCGGGTTTCCCTCCAGGATCTCCACCATGCGGTTGCGCGTCTGCTGCAGCGCCTCCTCGGTCCGCCGCGAGGAGCTGATGTCCCGAAAGCGCGCGATGAGGAAGCCCCGGAGCTTCATCGCCGTACAGTGGAGCCAGCCCTCGCCCCGGCTGTCCGCACGGGCCGCGGACAGCTCCGCCGTGACGGACTGGCCCGACGCCTCCGCCGCGCAGAGCACCGCCAGCCAGCCCACCGCGTCACGCTCCGGCAGGAGCTTGCGGAGCCGCTGTCCGCTCAGCCCCCCCGGGGTGGGGCCCAGGATGGACTCGGCGGCCGGGTTGGAGTGGATGCACTCGAAGTCCGTGATCGTCCCCTCGGGGTCGCGCAGGGGCGACAGGAACAGGCTGCCCTCGGGAGAGACGCGCTCGGCCTCCATGAGCGCGCGCAACAGCGTGGTGTCCTCGATGGTGTCCGACGCGAGCTGTGGTTTGGTTGAGGCGGACATCACGGTTCTCCAGCCGAGAGGATACGGTCCCCGGACGGTCGGGTGGACCCCTTGGCCTGAACACTGCTCCCCATTGGAGGAGCCTACTCCACCCACGGCACGCTGGGATGCTCGAAACCCAGACATCCAGGCAGGAGAGCGAGGGAAATCATTAGAAGAGATGTGAGTATTTCTCCGAGTGAAGTAGGAGGGCTCCAGGGACGCTGGGGCCTCAAAGCAGAGAGGGCCCCCAGGTCTTCCCCGGGAGCCCTCTCTTGGACTGGCGTCACCGCACCCGGCCACGCTGACCGGTCAGGTCAGCGCGGGAGGCGGATGTTCCTCAGCGGTCCGCCCGGCGGCCCTGCGTCGCCCGGGTCGGCGTGGACTTCGTGGGCGTGGACTTCGCCAGCGGCGCGGAGACCGTGAAGACCAGGTCGTCGCGGTCGTTGTAGCTGCCCGAGACGCAGGTGCCCGCCGAGCCACCATACCGGAAGCCGGCGCGGAGGGCCTGCTGGCCGGTGGCCGAGGCGTTCAGCGTGAAGGTGTGGCTGAAGGTGTAGAAGCCGCGCGTGGAGGGGCAGGCCAGCGACGTGGCCAGCGCCGTCCAGGTGGGCGAGGCCGCCGTGGGGTTCGTCGCGTAGTACAGGTCCAGCCTGTCCGTGGAGTCATAGCACCACACCCTCACGTCCACCTTCACCTGCTTGCCCGGGGCGAGGGTGCCCTCGTCCGTGCTCTTCAGGCTGATCTGCTCGAGGCTCTCGTCCGTCTGGTAGGTGCCGGAGTTGCCATCGGCGCAGGTGCTGCCCAGGGTGTTGGGCCGGTTGGTCTCGTTGCCGCTGGTCATCGTGCCACGGCCCTTGATGGCGGTGGTGCCGGTGTCACAGCCGCACGCGGCGGTGCAGCTCGGGACCTTGAGCGTGGCGTTGTAGGTGGCCACCTGCGGCGTGCAGAGGTTCGCCGTGGTGAAGCTGGAGGCGCCGCTGTAGGTGCCCGCGCCGCAGGTGTCCTTGGCGCGCGCCCGCCAGTAGTAGGTGGTGTTGGCGTTCAGCGCCGGGGAGACGGCCCAGGTGCTGGCCGCCGCCGCCGTGTTGGCCGCCACCACGTTGGTGAAGGCCGAGTCGGTGGCCACCTGCACCTCGTAGGCGGAGGCGCCGGTGACGTCCGTCCAGTCCAGGGTCGCCGTGGCCGAGACGCCGGTGGCGCCGTTGGCGGGGGCGGACAGGGTGGGCGCCGCGAGCACCGTGCAGCCGCGCGTGGTGAAGCTGCGGGCCGAGGACCAGGCGCTGGCGCCGCCGCAGCTGTTGGCCGCGCGCACACGCCAGTAGAAGGTGGAGTTGGCGGCCAGGGCCGGCGCCGCCGTCCAGGTGCTGGCCGTCAGCCCGGAGGCCGAGGCCACCACGCTGGCGAAGGCCGAGTCGCTGGCCACCTGCACGTCGTAGGTGGCGCCCGACACGTCCGCCCAGTCGAGCACCGCGGCGAAGTCCACGCCGGTGGCGCCGCTGGCCGGGCTGGCCAGGGCCGGAGCGGAGGGCGCGGTGCAGGACGGCGTCGCGCAGACGCAGGTGCTGGCCTCGCCGTAGCAGGCGGCGTTCGAGGCGGCGCCGACGATCGAGTAGCAGTACTGCCGGCCGTTGGCGACCTCGCTGTCGGTGTAGGTGGTGCCCGTCACCGTGGCGACCTTGGCCTTGCCGAAGTTGCAGCCGGCGAAGCCCTCGGTCTTCATCACCCAGTACTGCGAGGCGCCGCTGGTGGTCGTCCAGCTCAGGGACACCTGGCCGTCACCCGGGGTGGCCGTGGCGGAGGGCGCCGCGGTGGGGCCGCCCGCGCAGCCGCTGTTCACCGGCGCCGGGGTGTTGCAGGCGATGTTGTGGCGGTTGAAGGCCGCGTAGATGGCGGACATGTGCGGCGTGCCGTCGTTCAGGTTGCCGTTGTCGTCGTCCGCCGCCAGCCAGGACATGTAGCCGTTGGTGGCGCCGCAGCCGTTGGAGGTGCCCGCGGTGCAGTCGCACGAGTGCCACGTGCCCACGTTGCCGCTGCCCTGGTAGAAGATCTTGTTGGCGACGATGAAGGCGGTGTTCGAGTCGTAGTTGAACGGCGCCGCGCGCAAGTCCCGCGCGACGAGATCCCAGGCGGCCTGGCGCGCCGGAGCGGCGGCGCAGTGCACCTGGCGGCCGCAGGGGCCCGTGCTGGAGCTGCACCGCGGGCAGACGTGGTTCTGCGGGGTGTCCGGGGTGTTGTCCGAGTGCTTCGCCCAGTCGGCGTCACGCACGCCGGAGCACTGCGTGGCGCAGTGGGCCGCGCCCGTCTGCGCCTCGTTCACGTTGTAGCCCGAGCCGTCCGGCGTCTGGCCGCAGCCCTTGTCGGAGGTGTGGAAGAAGCCGTAGCCCACGCACGAGGTCTGCAGGCGGTAGATGGCCGCGATGTCCGCGTAGCCCTCGCTGGAGTTGCTCAGCGTGCCGTTGGAGTCGAAGTCGTCCATGCCGTGGCCCCACTCGTGGTCGAACACGGCGCCGATCTCGCCCGTGTTCCGGCAGCCGCCGCCGCTCTTGTAGAAGTTGACGGTGGAGCCGTTCCAGAAGGCGTTGCACGTGCTGGAGAGGTTGACGTTGGAGGTCAGCACGCCCTGGAGCCAGGTGTTGTTGGGCAGCCAGCCGCGGGCCTGCTCCTTGAGCTTGTTGAGCTCATAGAAGGAGGAGCGCGCCGCCGCGGTGTTGCCCGCGCCGCCACCGCCCGTGGTGCAGTCGTGGTTGCCGTTGACGCCGCCCAGGTTCATGTTGCCCGTGGCGGAGCTGAAGCTCACGGAGCCGCACGAGTCGGCGATCTTCACGTACTTGCCGGACAGCGTCGTGGTGGCCGTGCCGGAGGTGTAGCTGTAGACGCCGGCGCCGTCCGTGTAGTTGTTCGGCGAGGCCAGGCCCGTGTTGGCCCAGGGCATCGGCGAGTTCGGCTGCATCGTGCCGCACGTCTCGTTCGAGGCGCACACCTCGATGTTGGTGGACGGGTAGACGCCGCCGGTGATGCTGGCGTCCAGGTAGTGGTTGTCGTCCTCGATGGCGAGCACCTCGTTGGTCTGCGCATCCACCGTCACCTTCCAGCGCTCGTTCTCCCCGGGGCGCTGGAAGCCGTAGGTCCACACCAGGGCGTGGGTGTAGCCCTGGCCGAAGCTGCCTACGAACGTCTGGCCCTTGGACACGTCCGCGCGGGCCAGGGGGGCGATCTCGAGCGTGGGCTGCTTCCACAGCTCGCCCGGCGTCTCGAACAGGCCCAGGTAGTCACCGGCGCTGCCCATCGCCTGCTGCGCCGACATCACCGGCCTGGTGGACAGCTTCGGGTGGGCCCAGGCCTCGGTGCCCAGGAGGATGAGGTTGCCGTGGCTGATGACGGCCGCCACGCGCGCCTCGCGCACCGGCACCCCGTTCACCTGCTGCGGGATGTGGACGTGCCACAGGTGCTCCGTCACCGCCGTCACGCGCGGCTCGCCCAGGTGCAGCGGGTCCACGCCGATGGCCGGCGCGTTGTCCGCGATGAACTTGACGATGAGGTCGGCCACCACCGCCTCGTCCACCTGCGCCACGGCGCGGCCGAGCTGCTGGCGCACGCTCTGCAGCGTCACCTTGTTGCCCACGCCGTCTCCCGGGATGAGCGGAATCACGCCCTGGATGGCGGTGGCGGCGCCCGTGCGCGGATCCACGTACACGTGGAAGTCCCGGCCGTTGCGCGCGAAGAAGTCGTTCCACGCACTGGCGCTCACCGCGGACATCCTCGTCTGCATGTCCTGGAGCGGCTCGTTGGTGATGGGCAGGTAGAGCTCCGGCTTGAAGAAAGCCTTGCTCGACAGCGTGCTCGGAGTGGGCTGCGGGGGAACGATCGCCTGGCTCGACACCGACAACAGCAGTGCGAGACAGGCAAGCAACTTCGCGACATGGCGCATACGGCGCTCCTGATGGGGGATACGAGACAGGGACCGGAGGTGACTTCCCCAAGACCAGGCGGCGCAGGACGAAGGCTGGAAGAGAATTGCCGCCAAAAGCCTGATTCGGGGGCAGCCTCTCTAAACTAGAAACCTATGCCAGACAAGGACTAGCAGTGCGCGCCGCAATCACTTGCAGTTGAGCTCAAGTTTTCGGCCAGATCTGTACCCAGTCATCCTGGATGAGCTTGCCGCCCGTCCTCTCCGTGGTGCCGCTGGCCGAGAAGGAGCGGGGCTCGCGCAGCGCCAGCACTCCGGCCTCGAGCCAGAGGAGGAGCAGGGCGGCGGCGGCGAGCGCGGGCAGCTTGCCGGCGAGGCCGGGGCGGCGGGAGGCCAGCACCTTCGCGGGCAGGAGCAGCAGCGGGAGCAGGGCCGGGAAGATGGCCAGCAGCCCTCGCGCGTAGCCGAAGAAGGCCAGGGTGATGAGCAGGCGGTGCAGCACCACGAGGGTGAAGAGGCTGAAGGCGCGGTGGGGCGCGCGTAGCGAGAGCGCCGCCCCGAGCAGCAGCAGCAGCGTGAGCGGCCACTTGAGCCAGGTGCTCTCGGGCACGAAGACGTCCACGGGAGGCCGGGCGCCGCGCAGCCCCGAGGGGAAGTCGGAGGCCCCGAGCCCCAGGCTCAGCCCGTCCAGCCAGCGGTCCAGCTTGCGCAGGAGCAGGGGGGCCGCGTCGCCGGGGTGCTCGGCCATCCAGCGCAGGCCCTCCGCGTAGCCGTGGAGCAGCAGGCGGCGCTGGGCCGGGTTGGCCACGTCGAGGTTGCCGCTCACGCCGAGCTGGTTGATGACGTCCGGCGTGAAGCCGCCCGTGGCCTGGGCGTTGTTCGCCATGGCGAAGTTGATGGGCCCGTACACGGTGACCAGGGTCAGCTCCGGGAGCGGCTCGAGGTCCGGGTTGCGCGCGTTGAGCTCCTGGAGCACCCGCGCGTTGCGCACGCTCCACGGGGCCAGCACCGCCAGGCAGACGGCCCCCGCCACCGCCCAGCGGACGAGCTGGGGCTTCCAGGGCACCTGCCGCTCCCGGTCGAAGGCGACGTAGGCCAGGAGGAAGGGCCAGAGGTAGAGGTGCTCGGCCCGCGTCAGCGAGCCCAGGCCCATGATGGCGCCCAGGAGCACGGCGGCTCCCCACGTGAGGCCTCGGGTGGACTGGAGCACGAGCCAGCACGTGGCGGAGAGGAAGAGCGCGTACAGCACCTCGTTGCTGTACGTGGTGGAGAGCAGCAGCCAGCCGAAGCTCGCCGAGAAGAGCCCCGCGGCGAGCAGGCTCCAGCCCGTGCCCAGCACCCGGCGCCACCACCAGAAGGAGAACGCCACCGTGGCCGAGTTCAGCACCGCGAGGCTCAGCTTGTAGGGGAAGGCGCTGCCGCGCGGCTCTCCCAGGAGCTGGTAGAGCAGCCCGAGGAACGCGGGGAACAGGGGCGGGTGGTACGGGAGCGAGGCCTGGGCTGGCCTGTCCCTCACCCAGTCCAGGGCGTACCCATGGAAGAAGCGGGTGTCTCCATAGAAGAAGATGGAGAACGGCCAGTCCCGGTCCGGCGCGCCCAGCAGGTACAGCAGCCGGAGCAGCAGGCAGAGCAGGAACGTCCCGAAGACGCCCAGGGCGACCGGGTGCCGCGTGCAAAGCTGTCGCGCGCTGAGGAGGAGCCGGCGCATGGACCGGTATCCACCTTATATGGAAGCGCGGGTTCGGTGCAGGATAGGCCCACCATGCCCCATCCCTCCGAGCCCTTCTTCAGCGCTGCCCGGGAGCAACTCGGTCCCGATGTCGTGGACACGACGCCCGAGACGCTGGCGCGCTATGCCGTGAACCTGCTGCCCGTGGGCGCCCTGCCTCCGGCTGGAGTCGTCTACCCAGGCTCGACCGAGGACGTGCAGGCCATCGTCCGGATGGCCAACCAGCACGGCATCCACCTGTGGCCCACGAGCACGGGAGAGAATCGCGGGCTGGGGCTCAAGTCTCCGGTGAAGCCAGGGCAGGTGGTGGTGGACCTGGGGCGGCGCATGAAGCGCATCGTCGAGATCGACGAGACGCTCGCCTATGCCGTGGTGGAGCCCGGCGTCACCTACGCGCAGCTCCATGAAGAGCTGGGCCGGCGCGGGCACAAGCTGATGATGGACACCACCTCCGGTCCGCCCGATGGGGGCATCCTGGGGAACACGCTCGACAAGGGCGCCGGCTACACGCCGTACTTCGACCACTTCGGCATGAGCTGTGGCTTCGAGGTGGTGCTGCCCACGGGGGAGGTGGTGCGCACCTCCGATGGGGCCCTGCCGGGCTCGAAGACGCAGTACCTGTCCAAGTATGGCTACGGCCCGTTCCTCGACGGCCTCTTCATCCAGTCCAACCTGGGCATCGTCACGCGGCTGGGTGTGTGGCTGATGCCCCGGCCTCCCGTGCTGCGCTCCTTCTTCTTCACCTTCCCGGAGGACGAGGACCTGAGCGAGATCATCGAGCTGGTCCGCCCGCTCAAGCTCAACAACGTGGTGCCCACGCTCATCAAGGTGACGAGCGACGTGTACGCGTTCGGGACGGAGGAGACGTACCCCTTCGACAAGACCGGCGGCCGGACGCCGCTACCTCCAGAGGTGCGCAGGGAGCTGCGGGAGAAGCACGGGCTCGGCGCGTGGCTGGTCTCCGGCGCCTTCTACGGGGCCTCGGAGGAGGCCGTGCAGCCGCTGCTCGAGCGGGTGAAGGCCCACTTCC is a genomic window of Hyalangium gracile containing:
- a CDS encoding FAD-binding oxidoreductase, with product MPHPSEPFFSAAREQLGPDVVDTTPETLARYAVNLLPVGALPPAGVVYPGSTEDVQAIVRMANQHGIHLWPTSTGENRGLGLKSPVKPGQVVVDLGRRMKRIVEIDETLAYAVVEPGVTYAQLHEELGRRGHKLMMDTTSGPPDGGILGNTLDKGAGYTPYFDHFGMSCGFEVVLPTGEVVRTSDGALPGSKTQYLSKYGYGPFLDGLFIQSNLGIVTRLGVWLMPRPPVLRSFFFTFPEDEDLSEIIELVRPLKLNNVVPTLIKVTSDVYAFGTEETYPFDKTGGRTPLPPEVRRELREKHGLGAWLVSGAFYGASEEAVQPLLERVKAHFLRSGKARYIAHAEAEKSRILKIHIDTFSGQPTKDELGLLQWRPGSGATWFLPATPMVGKVANEQQALSRRILAEHGFEFVTEYVCGPRLARALHILLYNRQDAEERQRAGRCFRALLKAYAEAGFTVARAPLDMQQEAMAQLQGVPEVLSRIKRALDPEGILAPGKYGVS